One genomic segment of Cryptomeria japonica unplaced genomic scaffold, Sugi_1.0 HiC_scaffold_16, whole genome shotgun sequence includes these proteins:
- the LOC131860851 gene encoding leucoanthocyanidin reductase-like, which translates to SVNKFLPLLNASATFKILVIGATGYIGRFVALAAVAAGHPTYALLRPTTAFDAAKEKCLHELKDSGVIIVYVYLNDHNSMVKAMQGIDVVISNVGGAQLTDQLNIVDAIKEIGTVKRFLPSEFGHDIDRDNPVEPGLSFYKEKRLIRRAVEAANIPYTYICCNSIAGWPYFYHTHPSELPPPQDQFEIYGDGNIKAYFVTGEDIGKYTIKAVEDVRTVNKIVHFRPPKNFLTLNELAAIWEKKIGKTLPRVCISEQDLLDLAKANNIPESIVASLTHDIFINGCQYNFKMEEPKDVEVCELYPEILYTTVQDFFDGYL; encoded by the exons tctgtcaacaaattccttcccctactcaatgcatcagcaacttt TAAAATACTAGTGATTGGAGCCACTGGTTATATTGGTCGCTTTGTTGCTCTTGCAGCTGTAGCTGCAGGCCATCCTACTTATGCTCTTCTAAGACCCACGACTGCATTTGATGCTGCCAAAGAAAAGTGCCTTCATGAATTGAAAGATTCTGGTGTTATCATTGTCTATGTAT ATTTAAACGATCACAATTCAATGGTAAAGGCCATGCAAGGCATCGATGTTGTCATTTCTAATGTAGGTGGCGCTCAACTTACAGATCAGCTCAACATTGTAGACGCCATTAAAGAAATTGGCACGGTTAAG agGTTTCTTCCTTCAGAATTTGGGCATGATATAGACAGAGACAATCCAGTGGAGCCGGGGCTAAGCTTTTACAAAGAAAAGAGACTTATTAGGAGGGCAGTAGAGGCAGCCAACATTCCATACACTTACATCTGCTGCAATTCCATTGCTGGCTGGCCTTACTTTTATCATACCCATCCCTCTGAGCTTCCTCCTCCCCAAGACCAGTTTGAAATCTATGGAGATGGAAACATCAAGG CATACTTTGTGACTGGGGAAGACATTGGGAAGTACACCATAAAGGCTGTGGAGGATGTCCGGACTGTTAACAAAATTGTGCATTTCAGACCACCCAAGAATTTTCTCACACTGAATGAGCTTGCAGCAATTTGggagaagaagattggaaaaacTCTTCCTCGGGTTTGTATCTCAGAACAAGATCTCTTGGACTTAGCCAAAG CCAACAATATTCCAGAGAGCATAGTGGCTTCCCTGACACATGACATCTTCATTAATGGGTGTCAATACAATTTTAAAATGGAAGAGCCCAAAGACGTGGAAGTTTGTGAGCTTTATCCAGAGATTCTCTACACTACAGTCCAAGATTTCTTCGATGGGTACCTTTGA